CAGTCActtcaaactccactatggtcaagaccaaagagctgtcaaaggacaccagaaacaaattgtagacctgcaccagctGGGAAGActtaatctgcaataggtaagcagcttggtttgaagaaatcaactgtgggagcaatattaggaaatggaagacatacaaagccactgataatctccctcgatctggggctccacgcaagatctcaccccgtggggtcaaaatgatcacaagaacggtgagcaaaaatcccagaaccacacggggggacctagtgaatgacctgcagagagctgggaccaaagtaacaaagtctaccatcagtaacacaccacgccgccagggactcaaatcctgcagtgccagacgtgtccccctgcttaagccagtacatgtccaggccctgaagtttgctagagagcatttggatgatccagaagaagattgggagaatgtcatatggtcagatgaaaccaaaatataactttttggtataacctcaactcgttgtgtttggaggacaaagaatgctgagttgcatccaaagaacaccatacctactgtgaagcatgggggtggaaacatcatgctttggggctgttttttctTCTGCaaaggaccaggacgactgatccgtgtaaaggaaagaatgaatggggccatgtatcgtgagattttgagtaacctccttccatcagcaagggcattgaagatgaaacgtggctgggtctttcagcatgacaatgatcccaaacacaccgcccgggcaacgaaggagtggcttcgtaagaagcatttcaaggtcctggagtggcctagccagtctccagatctcaaccacatagaaaatctttggagggagttgaaagtctgtgttgcccagcaacagccccaaacatcactgctctagaggagatctgcatggaggaatgggccaaaataccagcaacagtgtgtgaaaacctgtgaagacttacagaaaacgtttgacctctgtcattgccaacaaatggtatttaacaaagtattgagataaacttttgttattaaccaaatacttattttccaccataatttgcaaataaattcataaaaaatcctacaatgtgattttctggattttttttctcattttgtctgtcatagttgaagtgtacctatgatgaaaattacaggcctctctcatctttttaagtgggagaacttgcacaattggtggctgactaaatacttttttgctctgactgggccattccaggagtattttcttctgttgaagccactTCTGttttttgggtcgttgtcctgttgcatcacccaacttctgttgagcttcaattggaggacagatagccttacattctcctgcaaatgTCTTGATGGGAATTcctttttccgtcgatgatagcaagctgtccaaaCCCTGAGGCagtaaagcagccccaaaccatgatgctccctccaccatactttacagttgggatgaggttatggtgtgctgtgcctttttttctccacacatagtgttgtgtgttcttttccttccaaacaactcaactttagtttaatctgtccacagaatattttgccagtgcTGTGGacatccagatgctcttttgcaaacttcagacatgcagcaatgttttttttggacagcagtggcttcttccgtggtgtcctcccatgaaacCATTCTTGTTTATGTTTTACATATCGTAAacttgtcaacagagatgttcgcatgttccagagatttctgtaagtctttagctgacactctaggatacTTCTTAAcctgcaggacggccactcctagggagagtagcaacagtgctgaactttctccattaaTAGATCATTTGCCTTACCGTGGACGATGAACATCAGAGgctttagagatacttttgtaaccctttccagctttaggCAAGTCAGCAATTCTTTATCTTAGGTCCTCTGAgatcttttgttcgaggcatggttcacatcaggcaatgcttcatgGGAATAGCATGAATAGCATTTATattgcagggcagctctaaccaacgtctccaatctcatctcattgattggactccaggttatcAGAGTCCTGACTCCAATTCGTTTTTGGATAACTCATTAGCTTAGggtttcacatacttttcccaacctacactgtgaatgtttaaatgatgtattcaatatacaAGACAAACACTATAATTTGTGTATTATTTGTTTTCAGCAcactgtctattgttgtgacttagaggaagatcaaatcacatttcttgaccaatttatgtagaatccaggtcattccaaagggttcgcATACTTTTTCTTGCAACTGTATATGGAGTCGCTAACTAAGTCTAAATATATGTAGAAATGACTCTCTAAAAGTGGTATTGGTTATCATAAAGCACAATgtccagatgcttttcaacttctTGTCCTACTGATAGTAATCATGGCTTGAAGGCTTatctacagatctaggatcagtttacaaTATCCTAACCCTGACCATCACTATGTAGACATCAGGAAGAATACTGACCTCGGATGAGTGCTAAGAGGCGACTGTATCTAGAGGATGATCATTTAAACAGGACCTGGACAAGAGGGGGCCTGTTAGATCATGTGGTTAAAGCATCAGAGATGTCCATATATGGTCAATGGGTGTGGAAAATCCACCAAGCCCTCGGATaagggagcacacacacacacacacacacacacacacaccagaagagAGGTATTTCCTTGCTCATGCTATCTCAGATAGATCTAGACTACATAtgtttctttctctttccctccccagGTGATAAAGGTGACAGAGGAGATAAAGGCATGCCAGGGAAAAATGGTAAAGAAGGTCCCCAAGGTTACCGGGGTCCCATGGGTCCTCAAGGGACTAAGGGCCAGGCGGGCTCCCCGGGAGATGCCTGTAAGCCACAGCACTCCTCCTTCTCTGTAGGGAGACGTAAATCCCTCCACAGTATAGACTACTACCAGGCCCTGGTGTTTGACACGGTGTTCGGTCAACCTCTACGAGCACTTCAACATGTTCAAAGGTAATTGAAGAaccacaaggacacacacacacacactattttaaACTTTATTTGTTTACCTCTTTTTCTTTCAAATTCGTGATATCcatttggtagttacagtcttgtcccatcgctgcaactccgtacggactcggggagaggcgaaggtcgagagccatgtgtccacCGAAACACTGCCCtgacaagccgcactgcttcttgacactctgcttcgcttaacccggaagcccgccgcaaccaatgtgtcggaggaaaaacTGTACACCGGGCAACCGAAGTCAGCGtgcggcccgccacaggagtcgctagagcgcgatgggagaAGTACAATCCCGGccggcaaaaccctcccctaacccgggacaactctgggtcaattgtgtggcgtctcatgggtctcccggtcgcggccgctGCAACACAGCCAGgtatcgaacccggatctgtagtgatgcctctagcactgtgatgcagtgccttagaccactgccccactCAGGAGGCCCCCCACACTTTTTCCCACATGTTCAAAGGTAAATTATACTTCTACGTCCGTGCGTCTCTACTACTACTCCGATGTCTCTagggtgcaggcttttgttccagcccagcactaataataattttaaaaaactgaTTCTAACACTTTCTCTTCTCTCAAGGTAAATTCTACTGCTTCATCCCAGGATCAACATCTTCAAAATCACTTCTTTGCAGtatttttgttccagcccagcattaAAACGCCTGACTCTAACACTAACCAATCactttctcctcctttctctgaAGGTAAATTCTACTGCTTCGTCCCAGGTATCTACTTCTTCAACGTGAACATCCACACGTGGAACTTCAAGGAGACCTACCTCCACCTGATGCACAACGATAAGGAGCAGGTGATCCTGTACGCCCAGCCCAGTGAGAGGTCCATTCATGCAGAGTCAGAGTGTGATGATGGACCTGCGCTGAACGACGAGGTCTGGGGTCAGCTctcaagagggagagggagaacgcGTCTATAGTGATGACGTGGACGTCTATATTACCTTTAATGGATACCTGGTGGCGCCTAGTGTCTCAGGTGATcagagtggagggggagggggaggaaactCTGGGTTGGATTTGGTCGTTTTATCCATGCCTAAAGTTCAGTGATGAagaagaggaaagaaagagagagggggaacttgCGCCAGTGTTGGATTTTTGATTTTTGCTTGTGCCTATATTGCCTTCAGTGCTCACCAAATTCAAATGTAATCTGGTTTGATTTTGGTTGTCCATTTGCAGTGCCTTCAGTGCTCACCAAATGGAAATTTTAGTTGTTCCTTTGTAGTGCCTTCAGTTCTCACCAAATGGAAACTCTGGGTTGATTTTGATTGTTCCTTTTTGGGTGCTTTCAGTGCTCACCAAATGGAAACTCTGGGGTGATTTTTGATTGTTCCTTTTTGGTGCTTTCAGTGCTCACCAAATGGAAACTCTGGGTTGGATTTTGTTTGTACTTCCATTGCTCCTAAAGCAAGCCAATGATACAAATGACCTGCGCACACCGTTTTCCTCTGCCTCACGATGTATTCCTCTCAGGTACTTTGAATGGGGAGGATTGTGGGCAGTTGTGTGTAGTGTTGTAGGGTTGTGTAGTGTCCCAGTGAGAAAAATTGGTTGAAATTACAGAACTTTTTAAACCCTTTTCAACAGTCTTTTCAACATATTGTTTTGAccaaaaatacatttcaacttcTTTTCAATGTCTTTTGCTCATAGGGTGGTTTTGGGACTAGACTTGAATGGACCCTGTATTGAACCTGTTGCTAAGGGTGACCTCAAGGCTTTAAAAGTGAAAAAGGAGATAATGCCAGCCATATGAAATGAATATATAGAGATTGTTGAGTAAGTAATGCAAGATTGTATTGATATATATATTGATAACTCAGTGTTATGTGTTTTTATAGAGATTTACTTTAAGCTGCAGAGCAGCTtgtaacatgtaaatatttgtatagaTTTTGTTACCTAAAACGTTTTATCACTAGTCTGGGTGCCAGTTGGTCTTTGCTTTAGCTGAACTGTTGTTGTTTGTCACGTCCTGAACACAATACGCTACTGTTGCTGAATGCAGTTTGAAAAAGTTCTGCATCCAGCTGGGCTTACCCTAACCCGATACCACCAAACCCTGAAAGTACTGAATTCCATTGTATCAATACAACACCGACTGTATCAGAACAATATAAACCAAACAATCATTTGTAAAAACCCATTCAAACTAGAAGCCCATTCTAAACCAGACCTTCTAGAACCATTACTCCCCCATTGTCAGTTGAGCAGGTTGCATTCTATCTTTCACCTAGAGGTTAAAGGTCAAACCCTGACCCCCTGACCCCTGCCTGTTTCCCACCGTTTACACAACCCCTCATTATTGTCAAGATTTGAATATGTCCTAGTATTGCaatacatggggaatagggtgccaaaagtagtgcactatatagggaatataagGTGTGTCCTAGTATGtcatagtagtgtactatgtagggaatatgggtGCAGTCTGTGATTAACAGTTTTGTTTGACAGCTCCAATGAAAAACCCAACTAAAAGCTAAAGagaggaaaaacaacaacaacatgtgtgGTTTGGATGGTGATGGTTGAATTGGTTGCCAGATGGACGACCATATCTCTCCTATTACTGCTAATTCTGTCCTCAGTCCACAGGGACTGGGGCTAAactggagatagaggagagaccagctggTGTATTAGGCCATGACTAGATAGCGTTGTAGCCAATTAGAATAGGCTTTACTGGTGTAGTTCCCTAGGCAATAGCTCCGTAGCCAATTAGAAGAGGCTTTAGTGGTGTCATTCCCTAGTCAATAGCTCTGTAGCCAATTAGAATAGGCTTTACTGGTGTAGTTCCCAAGGCAATAGCTCCGTAGCCAATTAGAAGAGGCTTTAGTGGTGTCATTCCCTAGTCAATAGCTCTGTAGCCAATTAGAATAGGCTTTACTGGTGTAGTTCCCTAGGCAATAGCTCCGTAGCCAATTAGAAGAGGCTTTAGTGGTGTAATTCCCTAGTCAATAGCTCCGTAGCCAATTAGAAGAGGCTTTAGTGGTGTAATTCCCTAGTCAATAGCTCCGTAGCCAATTAGAAGAGGCTTTAGTGGTGTAATTCCCTAGTCAATAGCTCCGTAGCCAATTAGAAGAGGCTTTAGTGGTGTAATTCCCTAGTC
This genomic interval from Oncorhynchus kisutch isolate 150728-3 unplaced genomic scaffold, Okis_V2 scaffold2886, whole genome shotgun sequence contains the following:
- the LOC109878998 gene encoding LOW QUALITY PROTEIN: complement C1q tumor necrosis factor-related protein 1 (The sequence of the model RefSeq protein was modified relative to this genomic sequence to represent the inferred CDS: deleted 2 bases in 2 codons; substituted 1 base at 1 genomic stop codon), which translates into the protein DKGDRGDKGMPGKNGKEGPQGYRGPMGPQGTKGQAGSPGDACKPQHSSFSVGRRKSLHSIDYYQALVFDTVFVNLYEHFNMFKGKFYCFVPGIYFFNVNIHTWNFKETYLHLMHNDKEQVILYAQPSERSIMQSQSVMMDLRXTTRSGVSSQEGEGERVYSDDVDVYITFNGYLVAPSVSGDQSGGGGGGNSGLDLVVLSMPKVQ